One region of Chryseobacterium muglaense genomic DNA includes:
- a CDS encoding NADP-dependent oxidoreductase yields MKAIILENPGDPKKLKLTEIEKPPIKEGEVLVEVKSVSINPIDVKTRSGKGAYSKLKDENPLILGWDISGIVVETNSSKFKLNDEVFGMINFPGHGKAYAQFVTASENHIALKPKNISSEEAAATSLAALTALQAIEKAELKEGQNVLIHAAAGGVGHFAVQIAKYLGASVTGTSSAKNREFVLSVGADNHINYTNYDWENSEEKFDFILDTIGGENIDHSVKVLKNGGTIISIPSGLNEKVEEKATSVNAKGFTMLVQSNGNDMQKLAELLEKSFIKPHIYKIYHFDEMSEAHKELEKGRAVGKIVVNF; encoded by the coding sequence ATGAAAGCAATTATTTTAGAAAATCCGGGTGACCCAAAAAAATTAAAGCTAACTGAAATTGAAAAACCACCAATTAAAGAAGGGGAAGTTTTAGTTGAAGTAAAATCTGTAAGCATTAATCCGATAGATGTAAAAACTCGTTCTGGTAAAGGAGCTTACTCAAAATTAAAAGATGAAAATCCATTAATTTTAGGTTGGGATATTTCGGGAATTGTAGTTGAAACTAATTCTTCAAAATTTAAATTGAATGATGAAGTTTTTGGAATGATTAATTTTCCCGGTCATGGAAAAGCGTATGCTCAATTTGTGACTGCTTCTGAAAATCATATCGCTTTAAAACCAAAAAACATCAGTTCTGAAGAAGCTGCAGCAACAAGTTTAGCGGCCTTAACCGCATTACAGGCAATTGAAAAAGCAGAACTGAAAGAAGGTCAAAATGTTTTGATTCATGCAGCAGCGGGTGGAGTAGGTCATTTTGCTGTTCAGATTGCAAAATATTTAGGAGCCTCTGTAACCGGAACTTCATCCGCAAAAAACAGAGAATTTGTATTGAGTGTTGGAGCTGACAATCATATTAATTATACAAATTATGACTGGGAAAACTCCGAAGAAAAGTTTGATTTTATTTTAGATACAATCGGTGGTGAAAATATTGATCATTCTGTAAAAGTTTTGAAAAATGGAGGAACCATTATCAGTATTCCGAGTGGTTTAAATGAAAAGGTTGAAGAAAAAGCAACTTCTGTAAACGCTAAAGGATTTACTATGTTGGTGCAATCTAATGGGAATGATATGCAAAAACTCGCTGAACTTTTAGAAAAAAGTTTTATAAAACCTCATATTTATAAAATTTATCACTTTGATGAAATGTCTGAGGCTCATAAAGAATTGGAAAAGGGTAGAGCAGTGGGAAAAATCGTGGTAAACTTTTAG
- a CDS encoding metal-dependent transcriptional regulator — protein sequence MKTTLTEENYLKALFHVVDHEGKVTINELSKFLNVKMPSVNNMMKKFADKNWVIYETYKPLRVTEKGRREAALVVRKHRLTEMFLVKKMNFGWENVHEIAEQLEHVHSQIFFDKMDEILDYPKFDPHGEPIPDKDGNIIAQDLQKLSNCKIGETVVFTSVTLSDDAFLNYLTERKLLLNTKIKILKIEDFDKSITIEILGKSEVLSKKATEKILVKH from the coding sequence TTGAAAACAACATTAACAGAAGAAAACTATCTGAAAGCTTTGTTTCATGTAGTTGACCATGAAGGAAAAGTGACGATTAACGAACTGAGCAAGTTTCTGAACGTAAAAATGCCGAGCGTTAATAACATGATGAAGAAATTTGCCGATAAAAATTGGGTAATTTATGAAACCTACAAACCTCTAAGGGTTACCGAAAAAGGCAGACGCGAAGCTGCTTTGGTTGTAAGAAAACACCGTCTTACCGAAATGTTTTTGGTTAAAAAAATGAATTTCGGCTGGGAAAATGTACACGAAATTGCAGAACAACTAGAACATGTACATTCACAGATTTTCTTTGATAAAATGGATGAAATTTTAGACTATCCCAAATTTGACCCTCACGGCGAGCCTATTCCCGATAAAGACGGAAATATCATTGCGCAGGATCTACAGAAATTAAGCAATTGCAAAATTGGTGAAACTGTTGTTTTCACCTCTGTTACTTTATCTGATGATGCTTTTCTTAATTACCTTACCGAAAGAAAACTTCTATTAAATACTAAAATCAAGATTCTTAAAATTGAAGATTTCGACAAGTCGATTACTATAGAAATTTTAGGAAAATCTGAAGTTCTCAGTAAGAAAGCAACCGAAAAGATTCTGGTAAAGCATTAG
- a CDS encoding DMT family transporter: protein MKNYIFLAFAILFESVATSFLKASEGFTKPLQTIIFVVAMSASFYLLTHAIKVIPIGIAYAIWSAVGIVLISLVGYFVYKQSLDLPAILGIILIIIGVVIINVFSKSASH, encoded by the coding sequence ATGAAAAATTATATATTTTTAGCATTTGCAATACTTTTTGAATCTGTGGCAACATCTTTTTTAAAAGCATCAGAAGGATTTACAAAACCTTTACAAACTATAATTTTTGTTGTGGCAATGTCAGCTTCGTTTTATTTACTTACCCATGCTATAAAAGTTATTCCAATCGGGATAGCGTATGCAATTTGGTCAGCCGTTGGAATTGTTCTGATTTCTTTAGTAGGATACTTCGTGTATAAGCAAAGTCTTGATCTTCCTGCAATTTTGGGAATTATTTTAATAATTATAGGAGTAGTCATTATTAATGTATTTTCAAAATCAGCGTCTCACTAA
- a CDS encoding glutathione peroxidase, with protein MKKFFIVLISFVAFSNSCAQKKSEVSKVKTKQVMSKTIYDYKVDALEEGKTINFADFKGKKILIVNTASECGFTPQYEDLEKLSKEYGDKLVVVGFPANNFGGQEPGTNVEIGAFCQKNFGVTFPLAAKVSVKGEDTAPIFNYLTEKQLNGVKDTEVKWNFTKFLIDENGKLIDSFVSKVKPTDEAITKYLK; from the coding sequence ATGAAGAAGTTTTTTATCGTGCTCATTTCTTTTGTAGCATTTTCTAATAGTTGCGCTCAGAAAAAAAGCGAAGTTTCTAAAGTAAAAACCAAACAGGTTATGTCAAAAACAATATACGACTACAAAGTAGATGCTCTTGAAGAAGGCAAAACTATTAATTTTGCAGACTTTAAAGGAAAGAAAATCCTTATCGTAAACACGGCTTCAGAATGCGGTTTTACGCCTCAATATGAAGATTTGGAAAAGCTTTCTAAAGAATACGGCGACAAATTGGTCGTGGTTGGTTTCCCTGCAAACAATTTTGGAGGTCAAGAACCAGGAACCAATGTTGAAATCGGTGCTTTTTGCCAGAAAAATTTCGGAGTTACTTTTCCTTTAGCAGCTAAAGTTTCTGTGAAAGGAGAGGATACGGCTCCAATTTTTAACTATCTTACCGAAAAACAATTGAATGGCGTAAAAGATACCGAAGTGAAATGGAACTTTACCAAGTTTTTAATTGACGAAAACGGTAAGCTTATCGATAGTTTTGTAAGCAAAGTAAAACCTACAGATGAGGCAATTACTAAATATTTGAAATAA
- a CDS encoding Lrp/AsnC family transcriptional regulator, protein MKSLDPFDTAILKILQKDNLTPQRDIGEKIGLSAAAVQRRIKRMRESGIIKADVSVIDINKIPHCITLIVEIFMESEKIELLDYAKSVFTSTPEVQQCYFVTGTSNFILIIVVPSMKDYEVLTRKIFYSNKNINHFRTMVTMDTLKSNLELPYQILQQLE, encoded by the coding sequence TTGAAATCACTCGATCCATTTGACACGGCAATTTTAAAAATTCTTCAAAAAGATAACTTAACTCCACAAAGAGATATTGGGGAAAAAATTGGGCTTTCTGCAGCGGCTGTTCAGCGTAGAATTAAAAGAATGCGCGAATCTGGAATTATAAAAGCGGATGTTTCGGTAATTGATATCAATAAAATCCCTCACTGCATCACATTGATTGTAGAAATTTTTATGGAAAGCGAAAAGATTGAATTGCTCGATTACGCAAAATCTGTTTTCACTTCAACTCCTGAAGTGCAGCAATGTTATTTTGTCACCGGAACTTCAAATTTCATTTTAATTATTGTAGTTCCTTCTATGAAAGATTATGAAGTTTTAACGAGAAAGATTTTCTACAGCAATAAAAACATCAACCACTTTCGAACCATGGTCACCATGGATACCTTGAAATCTAATCTTGAATTACCGTATCAAATATTACAGCAATTAGAATAG
- a CDS encoding DMT family transporter, giving the protein MSVFKGFLLAVVAALLWGVSGTFAQFLFQQRGINIEWLITVRMLISGICLLLFAKFIDKTNVFSIWKNKKDAIQLTIFSITGMLAVQYTYFAAIKHSNAATATVLQYAGPVVIAVYLAFKNKKIPMMIEFLAIILAVAGTFLLVTHGNINSLNISGTALFFGLASAVALAIYTLQPVQLLSKYKSSVVIGWGMMCGGFVFSFVKSPFSIEGIWDFQTYWYTAFIVIFGTLIAFYAYLTAVQIIGGQKTSLLASMEPLSATVLAVLWLNVSFSTIDWVGSLLIISTVFLLSIKPKKLREIKEKVN; this is encoded by the coding sequence ATGAGTGTTTTTAAAGGTTTTCTATTAGCTGTAGTTGCAGCATTACTTTGGGGAGTGTCTGGTACTTTCGCACAATTTCTTTTTCAACAAAGAGGAATTAACATTGAATGGCTGATTACGGTTAGAATGCTGATTTCCGGAATATGTTTGCTCTTATTCGCTAAATTTATTGATAAGACTAATGTGTTTTCTATTTGGAAAAACAAGAAAGATGCTATTCAGCTCACTATTTTCAGTATCACCGGAATGCTTGCTGTGCAGTACACTTATTTTGCAGCAATCAAACATTCCAACGCTGCTACAGCAACAGTTTTGCAATATGCAGGACCTGTAGTAATTGCTGTTTACTTGGCTTTTAAAAACAAAAAAATTCCAATGATGATTGAGTTTTTAGCTATTATTTTAGCAGTTGCCGGAACATTTTTACTGGTAACTCACGGAAATATTAATAGCTTAAATATTTCAGGAACAGCGCTCTTTTTTGGATTGGCTTCAGCTGTGGCACTGGCGATTTACACCCTGCAACCTGTACAATTACTTTCAAAATACAAATCATCGGTCGTCATCGGATGGGGGATGATGTGTGGTGGTTTTGTTTTCAGCTTTGTGAAATCACCTTTCAGCATCGAAGGAATTTGGGATTTTCAAACATATTGGTACACTGCATTCATCGTAATTTTTGGAACTTTAATTGCGTTTTACGCTTATCTTACAGCAGTACAAATTATTGGTGGACAAAAAACAAGCCTTTTAGCTTCGATGGAGCCGCTTTCTGCAACGGTTTTGGCGGTACTTTGGCTGAATGTTTCTTTTTCTACAATCGATTGGGTAGGGAGTCTGCTTATTATTTCAACTGTATTTTTATTAAGCATAAAGCCGAAAAAATTACGTGAAATAAAAGAAAAGGTTAACTAA
- a CDS encoding threonine aldolase family protein has protein sequence MKFSFKNDYSEGCHPQILESLLRNNLDQQAGYGEDDYSKKAKDLIKAKIENQEAEVYFVSGGTQANLIVISSILKPYQCVISASTGHILNNETGAIEATGHKILSIEKEDGKLFPEDIIPVLESHQNIPHQVMPKLVYISNSTELGTIYTKKELENLSRFCKENNLYLFMDGARLGHALTSEINDLELKNIAELTDVFYLGGTKNGALLGEVIIITEKDLRPDFAFNIKQKGALLAKGRLLGIQFLELMKDDLYFDLAKNANQQAMKIKKALSERGVQFLSETYTNQIFPILNNQTIEVLAEKFDFYIWKKIDENYSAIRLITSWNTQDKPVEEFIKTFNSEL, from the coding sequence ATGAAATTTTCTTTTAAAAACGATTATTCCGAAGGATGTCATCCTCAAATTTTAGAATCACTTCTTCGAAATAATCTCGATCAGCAGGCAGGGTACGGTGAAGACGATTATTCTAAAAAAGCTAAAGATTTAATTAAAGCTAAAATTGAAAACCAGGAGGCTGAAGTTTACTTTGTTTCGGGAGGAACTCAGGCTAATCTTATCGTAATTTCTTCGATTTTAAAACCTTATCAGTGTGTGATTTCTGCATCAACCGGCCATATTTTAAACAACGAAACAGGGGCAATTGAAGCAACGGGACACAAAATTTTAAGCATAGAAAAAGAAGACGGAAAACTTTTTCCGGAAGATATTATTCCTGTTTTAGAAAGCCATCAAAATATTCCGCATCAGGTAATGCCGAAGTTGGTTTATATTTCAAATTCTACTGAGCTCGGAACAATTTATACAAAAAAAGAGCTGGAAAATCTTTCTAGGTTTTGTAAAGAAAATAACCTTTATCTTTTTATGGATGGAGCCCGATTGGGACACGCTTTAACGTCAGAAATTAACGATTTAGAGCTAAAAAACATTGCCGAATTAACGGATGTTTTCTATCTGGGAGGCACCAAAAACGGAGCTTTATTAGGGGAAGTAATAATAATTACTGAAAAAGATTTGCGTCCTGATTTCGCCTTTAATATCAAGCAAAAAGGAGCGTTGTTGGCAAAAGGAAGACTTTTAGGAATTCAGTTTTTGGAGCTAATGAAAGACGATTTGTATTTTGATTTAGCTAAAAATGCAAACCAACAGGCGATGAAAATTAAAAAAGCTTTGTCTGAAAGGGGAGTGCAGTTTCTATCTGAGACCTATACCAATCAAATTTTTCCGATTTTAAACAATCAAACCATTGAAGTTTTAGCTGAAAAATTTGATTTTTATATTTGGAAAAAGATTGATGAAAATTATTCAGCAATTCGTTTAATAACTTCATGGAATACTCAGGATAAGCCAGTTGAAGAGTTTATTAAAACATTTAATAGTGAATTATAA
- the kdsB gene encoding 3-deoxy-manno-octulosonate cytidylyltransferase, protein MKIIAVIPARYEASRFPAKLMQILGEKTVITTTYQNVVETGLFDEVFVATDSELIFNEIQNQGGKAVMTGQHETGSDRIAEAVQNIDCDIVINVQGDEPFLKLEPLKQLIEVFKEDENQEISLASLKIKLHEKEEIENPNNVKVITDNNGFALYFSRSVIPFHREVSYDVDYFKHIGVYAFRKHALLQFSKLEMKPLEISEKIECIRYLEYGMKIKLIETNFIGVGIDTPEDLEKARKLL, encoded by the coding sequence ATGAAAATTATCGCTGTTATTCCTGCACGTTATGAAGCCAGCCGTTTTCCCGCAAAACTAATGCAGATCTTGGGAGAAAAAACAGTCATTACAACAACCTACCAAAACGTTGTAGAAACCGGACTTTTCGATGAAGTTTTTGTAGCCACAGATTCTGAATTAATCTTTAATGAAATTCAAAATCAAGGCGGAAAAGCAGTAATGACGGGTCAACACGAAACAGGAAGTGACCGTATTGCAGAAGCAGTACAAAATATCGACTGTGATATTGTCATCAACGTTCAGGGCGACGAACCTTTTTTAAAATTAGAACCTTTAAAGCAGTTAATTGAAGTTTTTAAAGAAGATGAAAATCAGGAAATTTCTTTAGCTTCATTAAAAATAAAACTTCACGAAAAAGAAGAAATAGAAAACCCTAATAACGTAAAAGTAATTACCGACAACAACGGTTTTGCCCTGTATTTTAGCCGTTCTGTGATTCCTTTTCACAGAGAAGTTTCTTATGATGTTGATTATTTCAAGCACATCGGAGTGTATGCTTTCAGAAAACACGCTTTGCTTCAGTTTTCAAAATTAGAAATGAAACCTTTGGAAATTTCAGAAAAAATAGAATGCATCCGTTATCTGGAATATGGAATGAAAATTAAATTAATAGAAACCAACTTCATCGGAGTCGGTATTGATACACCGGAAGATTTAGAAAAAGCAAGAAAATTACTGTAA
- a CDS encoding histidine kinase, translating to MKKLLIVFVLIISQLSFAQTAKEIIDKNIELSGGLTNWKLLNSVFLQGKVILGIKDEYPIKIYQQRPNLTKTVITIGGKDTAIEGYDGSKGYAMNYATNKIQEYKEYIPESFDNDFIDWENKGFEAKYLGKEKVGEIYCHKVELTKNVNKNYYYFDTKSFMLLKEIKKDETLTYSDYKKVGNLMMPFRLESSSAKKDGDYVMLLNKVEINKVFPANSFKF from the coding sequence ATGAAGAAATTACTTATCGTTTTCGTCCTGATTATTTCGCAATTGTCGTTTGCTCAGACTGCTAAAGAAATTATAGATAAAAACATAGAATTATCGGGCGGATTAACCAATTGGAAGCTTTTAAACTCAGTATTCCTTCAAGGGAAAGTAATTTTAGGAATTAAAGATGAATATCCTATCAAAATATACCAGCAAAGACCGAATCTAACCAAAACCGTGATTACGATTGGTGGAAAAGATACCGCTATTGAAGGGTATGACGGAAGCAAAGGGTATGCAATGAATTATGCGACCAATAAAATTCAGGAGTATAAGGAATATATTCCGGAAAGTTTTGATAATGATTTTATCGATTGGGAAAATAAAGGTTTTGAAGCAAAATATTTAGGAAAAGAAAAAGTAGGAGAAATCTACTGTCACAAGGTAGAATTGACTAAAAATGTCAACAAAAACTACTATTATTTCGATACAAAATCTTTCATGCTTTTAAAAGAAATAAAAAAAGATGAAACTTTAACATATTCAGATTACAAAAAGGTAGGAAATTTGATGATGCCATTCAGATTAGAATCATCGAGCGCTAAAAAAGACGGTGACTATGTGATGCTTCTCAACAAAGTGGAGATCAATAAAGTATTCCCTGCAAACAGTTTTAAATTTTAA
- a CDS encoding MutS-related protein yields the protein MENISEIISHFNFTQTRKSKQYLVLFFSQKNFNKSQTLYTQQKLKMFLDNFQLINEYKCSENIISSTQKFLGEVNSENYNLLTKITYREFFNQTNNNISLFIEFFHRFEVVLKNFRKSYLCKEYSNEIEKYIQFIDSLSINEYHYKILNFEQRKNILTTIEAEVKNGNFLSFWNFFYMFDVYSSIAKGIQQHNLKFPQFNSDANFRIENFYHLDLKDAVKNTVEITEKNTIIFTGANMSGKSTAMKSISIIVLLAHLGVAVPAENCNIPFYESIFLFFSVNDNLKEGYSHFMQEIVNLKNVLQELKTKNCFVVFDEIFSGTNINDAAKITVDTIEGLSKHKNSMFIFSTHLNLIENYLVNNKNIMLLNLESFLADNDLIFTYKLKEGWSKLEIGKILFDQYGLNDLLKQN from the coding sequence ATGGAAAATATTTCTGAAATAATATCGCATTTTAATTTTACCCAAACCAGAAAGTCTAAACAGTATTTAGTATTATTTTTCAGTCAAAAAAACTTTAATAAAAGCCAAACTTTATACACGCAGCAAAAGCTGAAGATGTTTTTAGATAATTTTCAGCTCATTAACGAATACAAGTGTAGTGAAAATATCATTTCTTCTACTCAAAAATTCTTAGGAGAAGTAAACTCCGAAAATTATAATCTGCTGACAAAAATTACATACAGAGAGTTTTTCAACCAAACCAATAATAATATTTCGTTGTTTATTGAGTTTTTTCATCGTTTTGAAGTTGTGTTAAAAAACTTTCGGAAATCATATCTTTGTAAAGAGTATTCTAATGAAATTGAAAAATACATCCAATTTATTGATTCTCTATCCATAAATGAATATCATTATAAAATCTTAAATTTTGAACAAAGAAAAAATATCTTAACCACAATAGAAGCCGAAGTTAAAAACGGAAACTTCCTATCATTCTGGAATTTTTTCTACATGTTTGATGTTTATTCAAGTATTGCAAAAGGAATACAACAACACAATTTAAAATTTCCTCAATTTAATTCTGATGCCAATTTTAGGATTGAGAATTTTTATCATTTAGACTTAAAAGATGCGGTTAAAAATACAGTTGAAATAACAGAGAAAAATACAATTATATTTACAGGAGCCAATATGTCGGGTAAATCAACCGCAATGAAATCAATCAGCATTATTGTTTTGTTGGCTCATTTAGGAGTTGCAGTTCCGGCTGAGAATTGTAATATTCCGTTTTATGAAAGTATCTTTTTGTTTTTTTCTGTCAATGATAATCTGAAAGAAGGTTACAGCCATTTTATGCAGGAAATTGTAAATCTTAAAAATGTACTCCAGGAATTAAAGACAAAAAACTGCTTCGTTGTTTTTGATGAAATATTTAGTGGAACCAATATTAATGATGCGGCAAAAATAACGGTCGATACAATTGAAGGGTTATCTAAACATAAAAACTCAATGTTTATTTTTTCAACTCATTTAAATCTGATAGAAAACTATTTAGTGAACAATAAAAATATTATGTTGCTAAATCTGGAATCATTTCTTGCAGACAATGACTTAATATTTACTTATAAACTAAAAGAAGGCTGGTCTAAACTTGAAATTGGAAAAATACTTTTTGATCAATACGGTTTGAATGATTTATTAAAACAAAACTAA